A genome region from Cutaneotrichosporon cavernicola HIS019 DNA, chromosome: 5 includes the following:
- a CDS encoding calmodulin (EF-hand domain) — MAEQLTKEQIAEFKEAFSLFDKDGDGTITTKELGTVMRSLGQNPTQAELEDMINEVDADGNNSIDFAEFMTLMARKMHDTDSEEEIREAFKVFDKNNDGHISAAELKHVMTNLGEKLSDDEITQMIREADKDGDGMIDYNEFVSMMMAK; from the exons ATGGCCGAGCAGCTT ACCAAGG AGCAAATTGCTG AGTTCAAGGAGGCTTTCTCCCTCTTCGACAAGG ATGGCGACGGAACCATCACCAccaaggagctcggcacCGTCATGCGCTCGCTCGGCCAGAACCCCACCCAggctgagctcgaggacatgaTCAACGAG GTTGACGCCGATGGCAACAACTCGATCGACTTTGCCGAGTTCATGACCCTCATGGCCCGCAAGATGCACGACACCGACtctgaggaggagatccGCGAGGCCTTCAAG GTCTTTGACAAGAACAACGACGGTCACATCTCGGCTGCTGAGCTGAAGCACGTTATGA ccaacctcggcgagaagctctcggacgacgagatcacCCAGATGAtccgcgaggccgacaaggacggTGACGGCATGATCGACTACAACGAGTTTGTTTCCATGATGATGGCCAAG TAA
- a CDS encoding uncharacterized protein (CHORD): protein MARCTHKGCGKEYDAASNSDGDCKYHSGGPVFHEGLKSWSCCNETNKPVMEFDQFMAIPGCTTGKHTEKTQVAQPAQVPAAEAPAATTSTDGVETYGSTPAETPSVSMAPSKAPTPPPVVEEEDDLSLPVPEGAKCKRLGCGAEWQGPASRGDGPEAGCTYHPQKPVFHEGSKGYLCCKPRVLEFDQFLKIPGCKTGHHLFVGSKSQGEELVDCRVDHYQTPLEVHVSAYSKNADKDRSQVTFADQSLTLDLYLPNNKRVKKTVTLYGPVVPDQCKFRILGSKVDITLIKPVAASWPLLELPAAGTELPPGYALTFGVSGRTGTVGGKEVVLSVEEAAKQGR, encoded by the exons ATGGCGCGCTGCACCCACAAAGGCTGTGGGAAGGAGTACGATGCGGCCTCAAACAGCGACGGTGACTGCAAATACCACTCCGGCGGACCGGTATTCCACGAGGGTCTCAAGTCTTGGT CGTGCTGCAACGAAACCAATAAACCCGTGATGGAGTTTGACCAGTTTATGGCTATTCCGGGCTGTACGACGGGAAAGCATACCGAGAAGACTCAGGTGGCCCAGCCAGCCCAGGTCCCAGCAGCCGAGGCGCCAGCCGCGACCACTTCCACTGATGGGGTCGAGACGTATGGCTCAACTCCCGCTGAGACCCCATCGGTGTCGATGGCACCCAGCAAGGCGCCAACTCCGCCTCCCGtagtggaggaggaagacgacctctccctccctgTTCCGGAGGGGGCCAAGTGTAAGCGTCTCGGCTGTGGCGCGGAATGGCAGGGCCCAGCGAGCCGTGGTGACGGTCCAGAGGCAGGGTGTACCTACCATCCCCAGAAG CCGGTATTCCACGAAGGATCAAAGGGATACCTATGCTGCAAGCCGCGCGTTCTGGAATTCGACCAATTCCTCAAAATCCCCGGCTGCAAGACTGGGCATCACCTCTTTGTCGGATCCAAGTCTCAAGGCGAGGAACTGGTCGACTGCAGGGTGGACCACTACCAGACGCCTCTTGAGGTTCACGTGTCGGCGTATTCGAAAAA TGCCGACAAGGACCGGTCACAAGTGACGTTTGCGGACCAAtccctcaccctcgaccTGTACCTCCCCAACAACAAACGCGTCAAGAAGACGGTCACACTTTATGGACCTGTTGTTCCTGATCAATGCAAGTTCCGCATTCTGGGCTCCAAGGTCGATATCACCCTCATCAAGCCGGTTGCCGCGTCGTGGCCCCTCCTGGAACTGCCTGCGGCGGGAACAGAGTTGCCTCCGGGGTACGCGCTGACTTTTGGGGTTAGTGGGCGGACGGGGACGGTGGGGGGAAAGGAGGTCGTGCTTagtgtcgaggaggcggccaagcagGGCCGGTAG
- the GDH3 gene encoding uncharacterized protein (Belongs to the Glu Leu Phe Val dehydrogenases family), with translation MSNLAAEPEFEQAVHEISSTIEPFLAAHPEYRKAFEVVQIPERIIQFRVTWERDDGSVAVNRAFRVQFNSALGPYKGGLRLHPTVNLSVLKFLGFEQIFKNALTGLSMGGGKGGSDFDPKGKSDNEIRRFCYAFMLELSRHIGADTDIPAGDIGTGGREIGFMFGAYKKYQNEFAGILTGKGDDWGGSFIRPEATGYGLVYYVTEMLRDLDNTDWVGKRVLISGSGNVAQFAALKVIELGGHVLSFSDSTGALIATDGVGFTPADIAAIADVKLRRQALTAFQHDGRFEWHEGQRPWTLFESADVALPSATQNEVSEDEAKALVAAGVRYVAEGSNMGCTQEAIDVFEATRKQCTSEGETAGVTWYAPGKAANCGGVAVSGLEMGQNSQRLKWSHQEVDAKLKDIMITCYTNCRETGKTYVRDSAIPSLVSGANIAGFVKVAKAMLDQGDWWISGK, from the exons AtgtccaacctcgccgCTGAGCCCGAGTTTGAGCAG GCCGTTCACGAGATCTCGTCCACCATTGAgcccttcctcgccgcccaccccGAGTACCGCAAGGCCTTTGAGGTCGTCCAGATCCCCGAGCGTATCATCCAGTTCCGCGTCACCTGGGAGCGCGATGACGGCTCAGTCGCCGTGAACCGCGCCTTCCGCGTTCAGTTCAACTCGGCCCTCGGCCCCTACAAGGGCGGTCTCCGTCTTCACCCCACCGTCAACCTCTCGGTCCTCAAGTTCCTCGGCTTTGAGCAGATCTTCAAGAACGCCCTCACTGGTCTCTCGATGGGTGGTGGCAAGGGTGGCTCCGACTTTGACCCCAAGGGCAAGTCGGACAACGAGATTCGCCGCTTCTGCTACGCCTTTATGCTTGAGCTCTCGCGCCACATTGGCGCCGACACCGACATTCCCGCCGGTGACATTGGTACCGGTGGTCGCGAGATTGGCTTCATGTTCGGCGCCTACAAGAAGTACCAGAACGAGTTTGCCGGTATCCTCACCGGTAAGGGTGACGACTGGGGAGGTTCGTTCATCCGCCCCGAGGCCACTGGTTACGGTCTCGTCTACTATGTGACTGAGATGCttcgcgacctcgacaacaCCGACTGGGTCGGCAAGCGCGTCCTTATCTCTGGCTCGGGCAACGTTGCCCAGTtcgccgccctcaaggTTATCGAGCTCGGTGGCCACGTCCTGTCGTTCTCGGACTCGACCGGTGCGCTCATTGCCACTGACGGTGTTGGCTTCACCCCTGCCGACATTGCTGCCATTGCCGACGTCAAGCTCCGCCGCCAGGCTCTCACCGCCTTCCAGCACGACGGCCGCTTTGAGTGGCACGAGGGCCAGCGCCCCTGGACCCTCTTCGAGTctgccgacgtcgccctcccctctGCCACCCAGAACGAGGTttccgaggacgaggccaaggctcTCGTTGCCGCTGGTGTCCGCTACGTCGCTGAGGGTTCCAACATGGGCTGCACCCAGGAGGCCATTGACGTCTTTGAGGCTACCCGCAAGCAGTGCACCTCGGAGGGCGAGACTGCCGGCGTCACCTGGTACGCTCCCGGCAAGGCCGCCAACTGCGGTGGTGTGGCCGTTTCGGGTCTCGAGATGGGCCAGAACTCGCAGCGTCTCAAGTGGTCGCAccaggaggtcgacgccaagctcaaggacattATGATTACCTGCTACACCAACTGCCGCGAGACCGGCAAGACCTACGTCAGGGACTCGGCCATCCCCTCGCTCGTCTCGGGCGCCAACATTGCCGGCTTTGTCAAGGTTGCCAAGGCCATGCTTGACCAGGGTGACTGGTGGATCTCGGGCAAGTAA
- a CDS encoding uncharacterized protein (Zinc knuckle): MYNRGAPKQLTANRASSSTRCQKCLKTGHFTYECTGSRPYVARPSRTKQLRTGAGLPAGGGRDKPSVELPEEFRSRDGLADRILKAKEEERARLRAQEEREARRAARRAKRRHSSPSDSDSDSDDEPRRRRRRYTSGSEERGRSVSRTPSIRHRSPEPTRGREERTPRGKYPSDDEGERRRSSGDEGPSRRDDSLSRRRRRDSVSMSPGRGRDSRSPPLRRRDSPSPSPRRHDSRSPPPRRRYSDSLSPSPPPRRRYSGSPSPLPSARDPRD; this comes from the exons ATGTACAACCGCGGAGCACCCAAGCAGCTCACTGCCAATCGCGCGTCGTCCAGCACGCGCTGCCAG AAATGCCTCAAGACCGGCCACTTCACCTACGAATGCACCGGTTCGCGACCGTACGTCGCCCGTCCGTCGCGCACGAAACAGCTGCGTACCGGTGCTGGCCTCCCCGCAGGAGGGGGTAGGGACAAGCCCTCAGTCGAACTGCCGGAGGAGTTCCGATCCCGTGACGGTCTGGCGGACCGTATCCTGAAGGcgaaggaagaggagcgtGCCCGCCTGCGCGCACAGGAAGAGCGtgaggcgcggcgggcaGCCAGGCGGGCCAAGCGGAG ACACAGTAGCcccagcgacagcgacagcgacagcgacgacgaaccCCGCCGACGAAGGAGGCGGTATACTTCGGGGAGCGAGGAGCGTGGGCGCTCCGTGTCACGTACGCCTTCCATTCGTCATCGCTCGCCGGAACCGACCCGCGGGAGAGAGGAACGCACACCGCGCGGAAAGTATCCGTccgacgatgagggcgagagaAGGCGATCCTCGGGCGATGAGGGTCCAAGCCGGCGTGATGACTCGCtgtctcggcgtcggcgacgtgaCTCTGTGTCGATGTCGCCGGGGCGCGGACgcgactcgcgctcgcctcctcttcgccgTCGTGACTCGCCGTCTCCGTCACCCCGCCGCCACGACTCGCGctcacctccccctcgtcgGAGGTACTCTGAttcgctctcgccctcacctccccctcgtcgGAGGTACTCTGGTTCGCCCTCACCCTTACCATCCGCACGCGATCCTCGCGACTAG
- a CDS encoding uncharacterized protein (Glucose dehydrogenase C-terminus) — translation MPVEPMNPSFDALGVISDLIYIYQHHKIHSNTMSIPKTMKALVYDEPRKFSVKEVPVPEIGDNEILLKVSICGFCGTDGHIHEGDFNPKFPLIPGHEAVGSIVKMGSKVDKSVFKIGDRICADVGIQCTKCHYCRRGQTLMCENMTAAGVQTDGGFAEYIKYPQEKCFIIRNLSDEDATLLEPASCAVHGMDKLQMPFGSTVLLIGAGPTGLILAQLMKLGGASKVTIAANKGIKMDLARKIGAADEYIDLDRQNADAQWAQIKKDNPYGFDVVAECTGVQKIVDMALDYVARAGTLLVYGVYEGDAKVNWAPSRIFGDEIRIIGSFSQVYCFPRAVAFLDSGKINVKGMVTDVYTIDQWQEALDKMNSRKALKIAIRPT, via the exons ATGCCAGTTGAGCCGATGAACCCCTCTTTTGATGCTCTTGG AGTCATATCTGATCTCATATACATATACCAACACCACAAAATACACTCCAA CACCATGTCCATCCCCAAGACCATGAAGGCCCTCGTCTacgacgag cccCGCAAGTTCTCGGTTAAGGAGGTTCCCGTCCCGGAGATCGGCGACAACGAGATCCTGCTCAAGGTCTCGATTTGCGGCTTCTGTGGCACTGAC GGCCACATTCACGAGGGCGACTTCAACCCCAAGTTCCCCTTGATCCCCGGTCACGAGGCCGTCGGAAGCATCGTCAAGATGGGCTCCAAGGTCGACAAGTCCGTGTTCAAGATCGGCGACCGGATTTGCGCCGATGTTGGCA TCCAGTGCACAAAGTGCCACTACTGCCGTCGCGGCCAGACGCTCATGTGCGAGAACATGACGGCGGCCGGTGTGCAAACGGACGGCGGCTTTGCCGAGTATATCAAGTACCCGCAGGAGAAGTGCTTCATTATCCGCAACCtgtcggacgaggacgcgacgcTCCTCGAACCCGCTTCGTGCGCCGTGCACGGCATGGACAAGCTGCAGATGCCCTTCGGCTCGACTGTGCTCCTCATTGGCGCCGGCCCCACTGGTCTCATTCTTGCGCAGCTCATgaagctcggcggcgcgtccaaGGTTACGATTGCGGCCAACAAGGGCATCAAGATGGATCTTGCACGCAAGATTGGTGCCGCGGACGAGTACATCGACCTGGACCGTCAGAACGCCGACGCTCAGTGGGCTCAgatcaagaaggacaaCCCGTACGGTTTCGATGTGGTTGCCGAGTGCACGGGTGTGCAGAAGATTGTCGACATGGCCCTCGACTACGTTGCGCGTGCTGGCACGCTCCTCGTGTACGGTGTgtacgagggcgacgcCAAGGTAAACTGGGCACCATCCAGGATCTTTGGTGACGAGATTCGCATCATCGGCTCGTTCTCCCAGGTCTACTGCTTCCCTCGCGCTgtcgcgttcctcgactcgggcaAGATCAACGTCAAGGGCATGGTGACTGACGTCTACACCATTGACCAGTGGCAGGAGGCGCTTGACAAGATGAACTCGcgcaaggcgctcaagatCGCCATCCGCCCTACCTAA
- a CDS encoding uncharacterized protein (Endonuclease that specifically degrades the RNA of RNA- DNA hybrids) has translation MFGTFFNGLNLFVDLGATVRAPGQQRKVDVQLLPEEQDELVRPEEQDEMPKANYYAVAVGRNTGIYGTWAECQAQVSGVSGAKFKKFGKQKEAQSFIEKHGCAIRNTDRQRNAPDANIDTVIRGVPLLKPNPDPIQGGRDPVNKKGRTRSSSPLAQIASLDRLPDDLAELSKKGWMFTATDPPRLVVYTDGSGLANGTKRAVAGAGVYWGEGEAEKYNLSERVPGKLQTNNRGELLSIIRALEECPFPQLTLEIRTDSQYSIQAMTLYLPNWIRNGWRTQSGPVKNADMIRHLLVLLRRRAAAVRFKHVRGHSGHAGNDCADELARKGAIMPPLADRTDWLDPDFESIDVANEEPVNVAVDIDPDWLMSAAEMAALERSLSDPDE, from the exons ATGTTTGGCACTT TCTTCAACGGCCTCAACCTTTTcgttgacctcggcgccaccgtCCGCGCCCCAGGCCAACAGAGAAAGGTCGACGTCCAGCTTCTACCCGAGGAACAAGACGAGCTGGTGCGACCCGAGGAACAAGACGAGAT GCCCAAGGCGAACTACTATGCCGTCGCAGTGGGGCGTAATACTGGCATCTACGGCACATGGGCAGAGTGTCAGGCGCAGGTGAGCGGCGTGAGCGG cgccAAGTTCAAAAAGTTCGGCAAGCAGAAGGAAGCGCAGTCGTTTATTGAGAAGCACGGCTGCGCCATCAGGAACACTGACCGTCAACGGAACGCTCCCGATGCCAACATCGACACCGTCATCCGTGGCGTACCGCTGCTCAAGCCCAATCCCGATCCTATACAGGGTGGACGGGATCCGGTCAACAAAAAGGGGAGAACGCGAAGCAGCTCACCATTGGCACAGATTGCCTCCCTCGACCGTCTACCggacgaccttgccgagTTGAGCAAGAAGGGCTGGATGTTCACCGCCACCGACCCACCACGACTTGTCGTGTACACGGACGGCTCGGGACTGGCAAACGGCACGAAGAGGGCTGTGGCTGGCGCCGGTGTGTACTGGGGTGAAggagaggccgagaagTACAACTTATCGGAGCGCGTCCCGGGCAAGTTGCAGACGAACAACCGAGGCGAGCTACTA TCCATCAttcgcgcgctcgaggaaTGCCCGTTCCCACAACTCACATTGGAGATCCGCACCGACTCGCAGTACTCGATCCAAG CCATGACACTCTACCTGCCCAACTGGATCAGAAATGGATGGAGGACCCAATCCGGGCCGGTCAAGAACGCCGACATGATCCGCCACCTacttgtcctcctccgccgacgagcggcTGCTGTGCGTTTCAAACACGTCCGCGGTCACAGTGGTCACGCTGGAAACGActgcgccgacgagctcgcacGCAAGGGAGCGATCATGCCCCCGCTAGCGGATCGTACTGACTGGCTTGATCCCGATTTCGAGTCGATCGACGTCGCAAACGAGGAGCCGGTCAATGTCGCGGTCGACATCGACCCGGACTGGCTGATGAGTGCCGCGGAGATGGCAGCGTTGGAGCGCTCCCTCTCCGATCCCGACGAGTAG
- a CDS encoding uncharacterized protein (Ankyrin repeat and zinc finger), whose product MAYQSSILNRPLSVYSIPPQLLDSLSVRSIQSQEEESGETDNNAEVQSSSQLPAVASSSGLGCQTCPGASFDLPEDQRAHFKTDWHRYNAKAKLNNSKIVTADEFDNVVDGVSSISGSASASSASSQDRITRLLKKTKVVDKEDAIDSDEEAELADLRRRAHLRTAVIWFQAKNTPPALGVEPDTQIGVYRGLFPSYETAGDYLNELKRLQLGPPVPEDEERRVALFMVAGGHFAGMIISLRPRGKSERQDVKGAGDVRVLQHKTFHRYTTRRKQGGSQGLNDNAKSKAVSAGAMLRRYGEQALQEEIRELLSEWEEDLEMCERIFIRASTHGKKSFWGYDGAVLGKADPRIRSFPFPTRRPTQDEVLRCWHELTRVKVSHLTAEALAAQDEEYMASLQPKKQAVAKPSLAPAPAPAPVPKLSPEEEARLDRAKRLDDMVRKGRVDALRTFATRYPSEITPATLGVAASVGQEDVLRFLLLDLKLDPTTPLEGGKCAYDLSANKNVRNLFRRIAFDHPSLWDWQAAHVPSGLSVEAEAEQGARKAERRRGLREKMKEREKARAEVEAEEPAPPPPQPFASLGVPPPSTGPQKLGGRPDASSGLAGLSPEMRAQIERERRARAAEARFKQA is encoded by the exons ATGGCGTACCAATCCTCCATCCTCAACCGCCCATTGAGCGTATACTCGATCCCACCCCAGCTTCTCGATTCCCTATCCGTTCGCTCGATCCAGAGCCAGGAAGAAGAATCAGGCGAGACAGACAACAATGCCGAGGTGCAGTCGTCATCACAGCTTCCCGCagtggcgtcgagctcggggcTCGGGTGCCAGACATGTCCTGGCGCATCATTCGACTTGCCGGAAGATCAGCGCGCGCACTTCAAGACCGACTGGCACAGGTAcaacgccaaggccaagttAAACAACAGCAAGATAGTAACGGCGGACGAGTTTGACAATGTCGTTGATG GTGTGTCCAGTATCTCCGGGTCTGCCTCTGCGTCGTCTGCGTCGTCACAAGATCGTATCACGCGCCTACTGAAGAAGACCAAGGTCGTGGATAAGGAGGATGCCATCGACTCtgatgaggaggccgagctaGCAgacctgcgccgccgcgcacacCTTCGCACGGCCGTGATCTGGTTCCAGGCGAAGAACACTCCGCCAGCACTGGGCGTTGAGCCCGACACCCAGATCGGCGTGTACCGTGGCCTGTTCCCCTCGTATGAGACCGCAGGCGACTACCTGAACGAGCTTAAGCGGTTGCAACTCGGCCCACCTGTGCCGGAGGACGAAGAACGGCGCGTCGCTCTCTTCATGGTCGCTGGTGGCCACTTTGCGGGCATGATCATCAGCCTGCGCCCGCGGGGGAAGAGCGAACGACAGGACGTCAAGGGCGCAGGCGATGTGCGCGTTCTCCAGCACAAGACGTTCCACCGCTATACGA CCCGTCGCAAGCAGGGCGGTTCGCAGGGCCTGAACGACAATGCCAAGTCGAAGGCCGTGTCCGCCGGTGCCATGCTCCGCCGTTACGGCGAGCAGGCGCTGCAGGAGGAGATCCGCGAACTTCTGTccgagtgggaggaggacctcgagatGTGCGAGCGCATCTTCATCCGCGCCAGTACGCACGGCAAGAAGAGCTTTTGGGGCTATGACGGCGCAGTgctcggcaaggccgaCCCCCGCATCCGCTCGTTCCCGTTCCCTACCCGGCGTCCAACTCAGGACGAAGTCCTGCGCTGCTGGCACGAGCTAACGCGCGTCAAGGTGTCGCACCTGaccgccgaggcgctcgctgcGCAGGACGAGGAGTACATGGCCTCTCTACAGCCGAAGAAGCAGGCCGTGGCAAAGCCATCGCTGGCACCCGCCCCTGCACCAGCACCAGTACCGAAACTCTcgcccgaggaggaagcaCGCCTGGACCGCGCAAAGCGCCTGGACGACATGGTGCGCAAGGGCCGGGTCGACGCATTGCGCACCTTTGCGACGCGCTATCCCTCCGAAATCACACCGGCGACATTAGGAGTAGCCGCATCGGTGGGACAGGAGGACGTTCTCCgcttccttcttcttgatTTGAAGTTGGACCCAACCACCCCTCTCGAGGGTGGGAAGTGCGCCTACGATCTGTCCGCGAACAAGAACGTGCGAAATCTCTTCCGCCGTATCGCCTTTGACCACCCGTCCCTGTGGGACTGGCAGGCAGCGCACGTGCCCTCTGGACTGAGTGTGGAGGCTGAAGCAGAACAGGGTGCGCGTAAGGCGGAGCGCCGTCGCGGATTACGCGAGAAGAtgaaggagcgcgagaaggctcgcgcagaggtcgaggccgaggaaccagcaccgccaccacctcaGCCGTTCGCGTCGCTCGGCGTACCTCCACCCTCTACGGGCCCGCAAAAGCTTGGCGGGCGGCCTGACGCGTCCTCCGGTCTCGCTGGGCTGAGTCCGGAAATGCGCGCGCAgattgagcgcgagcgtcgcgctcgtgccGCCGAAGCGCGGTTTAAGCAGGCCTAA